In the genome of Terriglobia bacterium, one region contains:
- a CDS encoding J domain-containing protein — MPVKFRDYYEILGVARSSKEEEIKKAYRKLARKYHPDLNPNNKQSEEKFKEIQEAYEVLGDSEKRKKYDQLGANWKNGADFTPPPNWGGGGGFQGTINMEDLFGRATDQRGSAFSDFFEALFGGMGGMGGMGGPEAGRRTRAGGRPSRAPESETELALPLEDMHRGTTRKLTVRLGNTEKTIDIRIPPGARNDSKIRIPGGGPNGGDLYVRLRQEPHSRFSAKADDTEVEVAITPWEAALGANIEVPTLDGKAEKIRVPPGVASGQRLRLRGQGLNVRGGGRGDHFVRLKIVVPKELTEAEKKLFEELAKVSRFKPRNGSDS; from the coding sequence ATGCCCGTCAAGTTCCGCGATTATTACGAAATTCTCGGCGTTGCCAGATCTTCAAAAGAAGAAGAAATCAAGAAGGCCTATCGAAAACTGGCTCGAAAGTACCATCCTGACCTGAATCCCAATAACAAGCAGTCCGAAGAAAAATTCAAGGAAATCCAGGAAGCGTACGAAGTTCTCGGCGACTCGGAAAAACGCAAGAAATACGATCAACTCGGCGCGAACTGGAAAAACGGGGCGGACTTCACTCCGCCCCCCAACTGGGGCGGTGGGGGAGGATTTCAGGGCACCATCAACATGGAAGACCTGTTCGGCCGGGCCACTGACCAGCGGGGCAGCGCATTCAGCGATTTCTTCGAAGCCCTGTTTGGCGGAATGGGCGGCATGGGTGGCATGGGCGGCCCCGAGGCGGGACGGCGAACCCGCGCCGGCGGACGGCCATCCAGGGCCCCCGAATCTGAAACCGAGCTCGCGCTACCCCTGGAAGACATGCATCGGGGCACCACGCGAAAGCTCACCGTCCGGCTCGGCAATACCGAGAAAACCATCGACATCCGTATTCCACCGGGAGCACGCAACGACAGCAAGATCCGCATTCCCGGCGGGGGACCGAACGGCGGAGATCTCTACGTCCGTCTCCGTCAGGAACCGCACTCCCGATTCAGCGCGAAAGCGGACGATACCGAAGTCGAAGTGGCCATCACTCCATGGGAAGCGGCACTCGGCGCAAACATCGAAGTTCCAACACTCGACGGCAAAGCCGAGAAGATTCGCGTTCCCCCCGGCGTCGCATCCGGGCAGCGCCTTCGCTTGAGAGGACAAGGCTTGAACGTCCGGGGCGGCGGGCGCGGCGATCACTTTGTGCGCTTGAAGATCGTTGTTCCGAAGGAGCTCACCGAAGCGGAAAAGAAACTATTCGAGGAACTCGCAAAAGTGTCGCGATTCAAACCTCGAAACGGTTCGGACTCGTGA
- a CDS encoding DUF1592 domain-containing protein, with amino-acid sequence MINRTVPALFVIIVLACGLSAQTKPSPTSGTDVSKVFKPLFEMYCTTCHNQTRKSGGLALDSLNTGNVEEESAVWEKMLQRLRARRDPPIGMARPEEARYETAISTAERALDHAYQKNRTLNSSNRVSNGELAVRMAKFIWNGTPDSILQEAARKGRLGTPAGLEQQVRRMLQDPKGSALVTGFFEPWALPNSLGKVQNADEDLRKALGTETRLFFESQIHEDHNALDLWTADYTFINERLARHYGIAGVSGDEFRRFTFTNNTRGGILGQGSFLTVTSTKDRTSPVMRGKTILTTFFGIAPPPLLPNVPPLKPNDNRPMRVRMKEHASNPVCSSCHLTFEPMGWALENFNLVGQWRDTDAGETIDASGSFIDGSKFNGPAELRSGLLKYRAAYYSNVTQKLLGYALDRPAKAWTLYDYEMPAVREILRQAATQDYRWSSIVLGIVKSAPFQMKTVAGSRGLDLAPTGVSR; translated from the coding sequence ATGATCAACAGGACAGTGCCCGCGCTCTTTGTCATTATCGTTCTCGCCTGCGGCCTAAGCGCTCAAACCAAGCCATCGCCGACCAGCGGAACCGATGTTTCGAAGGTTTTCAAGCCCTTGTTCGAGATGTATTGCACAACGTGCCATAACCAGACGCGGAAGTCGGGCGGATTGGCCCTCGACAGCTTGAACACGGGCAATGTCGAGGAGGAGTCGGCCGTCTGGGAAAAAATGTTGCAGCGTCTTCGCGCGCGGCGCGATCCACCGATCGGTATGGCTCGTCCGGAAGAAGCCCGCTACGAAACAGCAATCTCGACTGCGGAGCGAGCCCTGGATCATGCCTATCAAAAGAATAGAACCCTCAACAGCTCCAATCGAGTTTCCAACGGCGAACTGGCCGTCCGCATGGCGAAATTCATTTGGAACGGCACTCCCGATTCCATCCTTCAGGAAGCGGCCAGGAAAGGCCGGTTGGGAACGCCGGCCGGACTCGAACAACAGGTCCGCCGGATGTTGCAGGATCCCAAAGGGAGCGCTCTCGTGACTGGCTTCTTCGAGCCGTGGGCTCTGCCCAATTCACTCGGCAAAGTACAGAACGCCGATGAAGACCTGCGAAAGGCTCTCGGAACCGAAACGCGGCTTTTCTTCGAAAGTCAGATACACGAGGATCACAACGCGCTCGACCTGTGGACGGCGGACTATACCTTTATTAACGAGAGGCTCGCGCGCCATTACGGAATTGCCGGCGTATCCGGAGATGAATTTCGAAGATTCACTTTCACGAACAACACGCGCGGAGGAATTCTCGGGCAAGGCAGTTTCCTGACCGTCACTTCCACTAAGGACCGCACCTCACCGGTGATGCGCGGAAAGACCATCCTGACGACCTTCTTCGGCATTGCACCGCCACCACTGCTGCCGAACGTGCCCCCATTGAAGCCGAACGACAACCGTCCCATGCGCGTCCGCATGAAGGAACATGCCAGCAATCCCGTCTGCTCCAGCTGCCATCTCACCTTCGAACCGATGGGATGGGCACTGGAGAATTTCAATCTTGTGGGTCAATGGCGGGATACCGACGCCGGAGAAACCATCGATGCCTCGGGCAGTTTTATCGATGGTTCGAAATTTAACGGCCCGGCAGAATTGCGAAGCGGGCTGTTGAAGTACAGGGCAGCGTACTATTCGAATGTCACACAGAAGCTTCTCGGTTACGCCTTGGACCGTCCGGCAAAAGCATGGACCCTATACGATTACGAGATGCCGGCGGTCCGCGAAATCCTCCGCCAGGCCGCTACCCAGGATTACCGGTGGTCATCGATCGTTCTGGGTATCGTGAAGAGCGCTCCGTTCCAGATGAAAACGGTTGCCGGCAGCCGAGGTCTCGACCTTGCGCCAACCGGAGTCTCCCGATAG